The following coding sequences are from one Panicum hallii strain FIL2 chromosome 5, PHallii_v3.1, whole genome shotgun sequence window:
- the LOC112895617 gene encoding F-box protein At1g67340, whose protein sequence is MRTRSGSLYSNNGGEVSVGQKRKRTASPMGHSAVAGECAGGGRRKRLAGGPDYLDVLPDDLVLSILSKLAASASAPSDLLSVHLTCKRLNELGGHDMVFAKASAASLAVKAAAWSEPAQRFLKRCADAGNLEACYILGMIRFYCLGSRSSGAALLARAAVGGHAAALYSLAVIQFNGSGGAKSDRDLRAGAALCARAAALGHVDALRELGHCLQDGYGVRRDPAEGRRLLVAANARELTLALAAAAASRHPFAAALPLGAAAAAGAGGCPLLSDFGWSLPEAEPHAANQFMVDWWASRGAQAAAAKKPGTGGDSDGDGAELRLCSHVRCGRRETRRHEFRRCSVCGAANYCSRACQALEWKRAHKAQCVPMDRWLLAAANAGEAAPQ, encoded by the exons atgaGGACTAGGAGTGGTTCCCTGTATTCCAACAACGGAGGCGAGGTCTCCGTGGggcagaagaggaagaggacGGCGTCGCCGATGGGGCACTCGGCGGTTGCCGGCGAGTGCGCCGGCGGGGGGCGGAGGAAGAGGCTCGCGGGAGGGCCGGACTACCTGGACGTGCTCCCCGACGACCTCGTCCTCTCTATCCTGTCCAagctcgccgcctccgcctcggcgcCCTCCGACCTGCTCTCCGTGCACCTCAC GTGCAAGAGGCTCAACGAGCTCGGCGGGCATGACATGGTGTTCGCCAAGGCCTCGGCGGCGTCGCTGGCCGTGAAGGCGGCGGCGTGGTCCGAGCCCGCGCAGAGATTCCTCAAGCGCTGCGCCGACGCCGGCAACCTCGAGGCCTGCTACATTCTCGGCATG ATTCGATTCTACTGCCTCGGGAGCCGGAgcagcggcgcggcgctgcTGGCGAGGGCGGCGGTCGGCGGTCACGCCGCGGCGCTCTACTCGCTGGCGGTCATCCAGTtcaacggcagcggcggcgccaaGTCGGACCGCGACCtccgcgcgggcgcggcgctgtgcgcgcgcgcggccgcgctgGGCCACGTCGACGCGCTCCGCGAGCTCGGGCACTGCCTCCAGGATGGCTACGGCGTGCGGCGCGACCCCGCCGAGGGCCGCCGCCTCCTGGTGGCCGCCAACGCCCGCGAGCTCACCCTCGcgctcgccgcggccgccgcctcgcgccacccctTCGCCGCGGCGCTCCCgctcggcgccgcggcggccgcgggcgccggcggGTGCCCGCTCCTCTCGGACTTCGGGTGGAGCCTCCCCGAGGCGGAGCCCCACGCGGCGAACCAGTTCATGGTCGACTGGTGGGCCTCCCGCGGCGcccaggcggcggccgcgaagAAGCCCGGCACGGGCGGCGacagcgacggcgacggcgcggagCTTCGGCTGTGCTCCCACGTCCGGTGCGGTCGGCGCGAGACCCGGCGGCACGAGTTTCGGCGGTGCTCCGTCTGCGGCGCCGCCAACTACTGCTCCCGCGCGTGCCAGGCGCTGGAGTGGAAGCGCGCCCACAAGGCGCAGTGCGTGCCCATGGACCGGtggctcctcgccgccgcgaacgccggcgaggcggCCCCGCAGTGA